The Synergistaceae bacterium DZ-S4 genome contains a region encoding:
- a CDS encoding 2-oxoacid:acceptor oxidoreductase subunit alpha produces the protein MAQVEFWQGNKAIAMGAIAAGCRFFGGYPITPSTEIMEVMSEELPRLGGKFVQMEDEIGGIAATIGASIAGLKAMTGSSGPGISLKQELLGYAYIAEIPMVLADVQRGGPSTGLPTKVSQADVMQAKWGTHGDHATIAYAPSSIQECYEITVKAFNMAERFRQPVLVMADEVVGHMREKIVIPEPGSFEIVNRKKPTVCPDEFVPYKADDDDIPPMAAFGDGYRWHVTGLTSNDWGFPTNEADEIDKKANRIIRKVDRCRDEIVEFKQESMEDAEIMVVSYGSVSRSALRAIRELRLEGVKVGHFRPITLWPFPDKEIAEIAKRVKHIIVPELNAGQMVGEVIKAAAGKCEVHARNLINGELYKPDQIMSFIKEVA, from the coding sequence ATGGCCCAGGTTGAATTCTGGCAGGGCAACAAAGCGATAGCCATGGGTGCTATTGCGGCCGGATGCAGATTCTTCGGAGGTTATCCGATAACTCCCTCGACAGAGATCATGGAAGTTATGTCCGAAGAGCTTCCGAGACTCGGCGGTAAATTTGTACAGATGGAAGATGAGATCGGCGGTATCGCAGCTACGATAGGTGCTTCAATTGCTGGCTTGAAAGCAATGACAGGCAGTTCCGGCCCCGGTATCTCCCTTAAGCAGGAACTTCTTGGTTATGCATATATTGCGGAAATTCCTATGGTCCTTGCTGACGTTCAGCGCGGCGGCCCTTCCACAGGACTCCCCACAAAGGTTTCTCAGGCTGACGTGATGCAGGCTAAATGGGGAACTCACGGCGACCACGCAACGATAGCCTATGCCCCCTCTTCAATACAGGAGTGCTACGAGATCACGGTCAAAGCGTTCAACATGGCTGAGCGTTTCCGCCAGCCCGTCCTTGTCATGGCTGACGAGGTCGTTGGACACATGCGTGAAAAGATCGTCATCCCCGAGCCGGGATCATTCGAGATCGTGAACCGCAAGAAGCCCACGGTATGCCCCGACGAATTCGTCCCCTACAAAGCGGACGACGACGACATCCCTCCGATGGCGGCATTCGGTGACGGCTATCGCTGGCATGTAACAGGCCTTACAAGCAACGACTGGGGCTTCCCGACAAACGAAGCCGACGAGATCGACAAGAAGGCAAACCGCATCATCCGCAAGGTCGATCGCTGCCGCGACGAGATCGTCGAATTCAAACAGGAAAGCATGGAAGATGCCGAAATAATGGTCGTTTCCTACGGAAGCGTCTCACGTTCAGCGCTCCGCGCGATCCGCGAACTCCGTCTTGAGGGAGTCAAGGTCGGACATTTCCGCCCCATTACTCTCTGGCCCTTCCCGGACAAGGAGATCGCAGAGATCGCAAAGAGAGTAAAGCACATAATCGTTCCCGAACTCAACGCAGGACAGATGGTCGGAGAGGTAATCAAAGCCGCGGCAGGCAAATGCGAAGTCCATGCCAGGAACCTCATCAACGGCGAGCTTTACAAGCCTGACCAGATCATGTCCTTCATCAAGGAGGTGGCGTAA
- a CDS encoding thiamine pyrophosphate-dependent enzyme, with product MPREDVKKLLRTKFMPHIWCPGCGHGIIMHAILRALADLQIPKEKICISSGIGCSSRMPGYIDACTLHTAHGRSLAFATGVKLANPELTIVNVMGDGDGTAIGGNHFIHACRRNIGITAVVMNNNIYGMTGGQASPTTPEGAFAATAPYGAIDPTFDICKLAEGAGATYVARATVAQPAMCEQILKKAIQHQKKGFAVVELVTFCHTQFGRKNKRSRPMDNINYLKDNSVMKAKADTMTAEELKGKIIIGEFVNIEDAREYTERYDEIIARAQKA from the coding sequence ATGCCCCGCGAAGATGTAAAGAAACTCCTACGCACGAAATTTATGCCACACATCTGGTGCCCGGGATGCGGACATGGGATCATCATGCACGCAATTCTCCGCGCGCTTGCAGATCTTCAGATACCAAAAGAGAAGATATGCATCTCCTCAGGTATAGGCTGCTCAAGCCGTATGCCCGGATACATCGATGCATGCACGCTCCACACAGCACACGGACGTTCACTCGCCTTTGCGACCGGAGTCAAGCTTGCTAATCCTGAACTCACCATTGTCAACGTAATGGGTGACGGCGACGGCACTGCCATCGGCGGCAACCACTTCATCCACGCCTGCCGCCGCAACATAGGCATCACGGCAGTCGTAATGAACAACAACATCTACGGCATGACGGGCGGCCAGGCCTCCCCGACGACACCGGAAGGCGCATTCGCGGCAACGGCTCCCTACGGTGCGATAGATCCTACATTTGACATCTGCAAACTCGCCGAGGGTGCAGGCGCGACATATGTTGCCCGTGCAACGGTAGCTCAGCCCGCAATGTGCGAGCAGATACTCAAAAAGGCCATCCAGCACCAGAAGAAGGGCTTTGCGGTGGTAGAGCTCGTCACCTTCTGTCACACACAGTTCGGCCGCAAGAACAAGCGCAGCCGTCCGATGGATAACATCAACTATCTTAAGGACAACTCAGTCATGAAGGCCAAGGCCGATACGATGACTGCAGAGGAACTCAAGGGCAAGATCATCATTGGCGAGTTCGTCAATATCGAAGACGCCCGCGAATACACTGAGCGCTATGACGAGATCATCGCCCGCGCGCAGAAGGCATAG
- a CDS encoding 2-oxoacid:acceptor oxidoreductase family protein, with translation MSHRFEIRVAGSGGQGVILAAVILGEAAALYTEGLNSVQSQAYGPEARGGASKSEVVYDLNEIDYPKAAHPNLQVILTQKAADQYSHDSAKGATVIFDDFFVTDPPKLDADVYLLPIVKTAREKLGRELVVNMVALGTAAKVLEVKNLTKPEAIKKAILARVPKGTEELNEKAFEYGYQMMDEAMAARK, from the coding sequence ATGAGCCATCGTTTTGAAATTCGCGTTGCTGGATCCGGCGGACAGGGAGTCATCCTCGCCGCAGTGATCCTTGGTGAGGCTGCAGCACTTTATACGGAAGGCCTCAATTCGGTACAGAGCCAGGCATACGGTCCCGAAGCCCGCGGCGGTGCTTCCAAGTCGGAAGTAGTCTACGATCTTAATGAGATCGACTACCCGAAGGCAGCACATCCCAACCTTCAGGTTATCCTTACTCAGAAGGCAGCCGACCAGTACAGCCACGACTCAGCCAAGGGAGCCACGGTCATCTTCGATGACTTTTTCGTCACGGATCCCCCGAAGCTTGATGCCGATGTCTACCTTCTCCCGATCGTAAAGACCGCAAGGGAAAAGCTCGGCCGTGAACTCGTCGTCAACATGGTCGCACTCGGCACAGCAGCGAAGGTCCTTGAAGTCAAGAACCTGACAAAGCCCGAAGCGATCAAAAAGGCTATCCTTGCAAGAGTCCCCAAGGGCACAGAAGAACTTAACGAAAAAGCCTTTGAATACGGCTATCAAATGATGGACGAGGCAATGGCTGCAAGGAAGTAG
- the rlmD gene encoding 23S rRNA (uracil(1939)-C(5))-methyltransferase RlmD, with protein sequence MLQGEIRKFKITEINNEGEGIVRLGDERFVVFVPDALPEEDVTCRIVQAKKNYAVAKVLERHNDSSKRIKPLCPVYGKCGGCQLQHIDYSSQLELKRKTVYDAIKRIGGVSEPSVNKCIPSPSQWAYRNKASLPVQTGRRGKFSAGFYKNRSHDIVPFAGCPVLLPKLESNVCSLINDLKDAGFIGWNEKERHFIGFIRHIVLRSAKFTDQSLCGIVGGRPAEKNEIRKLAGIAKAHSDDLTGMVFNKNTSTGNFIWGDEFSTIYGTPVMQEKLGKFTFNFEISSFFQINSGQALELYKYASEAAAGDVCGNILELYSGAGTLTAFLSERARHVTAVEEWPQASKYMRINAELNGLDNITPHSGSAEEVAEALSGEKFDTVVLDPPRTGCDPRVIASIVKIAPKKIVYVSCGPATLARDIKGLISNGWSIENIQPFDMFPQTGHVETVLTMARS encoded by the coding sequence ATGCTTCAGGGTGAAATAAGGAAATTTAAAATTACGGAGATAAACAACGAAGGAGAGGGCATAGTAAGACTCGGAGATGAACGCTTCGTTGTCTTTGTTCCCGATGCGCTTCCTGAAGAAGATGTCACATGCCGTATTGTTCAGGCAAAAAAGAATTACGCTGTCGCAAAGGTCCTTGAGCGCCATAATGACTCATCCAAGAGGATAAAACCGCTTTGCCCGGTTTACGGAAAGTGCGGAGGCTGTCAGCTTCAGCATATAGATTACTCGTCACAGCTTGAACTAAAGAGAAAGACTGTATATGACGCGATCAAAAGGATCGGGGGAGTCTCGGAACCTTCTGTTAATAAATGCATTCCTTCTCCCTCGCAGTGGGCCTACAGAAACAAGGCCTCTCTCCCCGTGCAGACCGGTCGAAGAGGGAAGTTTTCGGCCGGTTTTTATAAAAACAGGAGCCACGACATCGTTCCATTTGCGGGCTGTCCCGTTCTGCTTCCAAAGCTTGAGTCAAACGTCTGCTCACTTATAAACGATCTGAAGGATGCCGGATTTATAGGCTGGAACGAAAAAGAACGCCATTTTATTGGTTTTATAAGACATATTGTCCTTAGGTCGGCAAAATTCACCGATCAGAGTTTATGCGGGATCGTCGGGGGAAGACCCGCCGAAAAAAATGAGATCCGAAAGCTGGCAGGGATCGCAAAAGCACATTCCGATGACCTGACGGGCATGGTCTTCAACAAAAACACTTCGACCGGCAACTTTATATGGGGAGATGAATTCTCGACCATATACGGCACGCCCGTCATGCAGGAAAAGCTCGGAAAGTTCACTTTCAATTTTGAGATATCCTCATTCTTCCAGATCAACTCCGGGCAAGCCCTTGAGCTCTATAAATACGCATCAGAAGCCGCGGCCGGTGACGTATGCGGAAATATCCTTGAACTCTATTCGGGCGCCGGTACGCTTACCGCCTTTCTCTCAGAGCGTGCCAGACATGTAACTGCGGTGGAGGAGTGGCCTCAGGCTTCAAAATACATGAGGATCAACGCCGAACTGAACGGACTTGACAACATAACGCCCCATTCGGGCTCCGCCGAGGAAGTTGCGGAAGCCCTCTCCGGCGAAAAATTTGACACGGTCGTTCTGGATCCTCCGAGGACAGGTTGCGATCCGAGAGTCATAGCTTCGATCGTCAAAATAGCGCCGAAAAAGATCGTCTACGTCTCCTGCGGTCCCGCAACGCTCGCACGCGACATAAAGGGGCTTATATCCAACGGCTGGTCGATCGAAAACATCCAGCCCTTCGACATGTTCCCCCAGACAGGACATGTTGAGACAGTGCTTACGATGGCAAGGTCGTAA
- a CDS encoding NBR1-Ig-like domain-containing protein: MVRINASEFFKKVYPYLNNQKNQGVFVTNCFIAAGSTVFSLPRLKTKQTSDNLEYQRMLYKGGRQITTDMKASFPDPFPLDSLSEFFADNIGKDRLRDVMTAFAIPVSAESDRLLLSKSLAYQFQLLIQSESNDVDDIVALKYQQLLLEPDTQPVKRMTPLYPGDSAWVLECKPQRSYSVHCYDKFQHTWVIRNNGTQTWRGRKLVFANCNEVRPKADINTIDIPDTPPGKDIKITTDFDARGSEGKFDCVWEMQDSDGENCFPNDMRKFNISINIKFKAD, encoded by the coding sequence GTGGTTCGCATAAACGCATCTGAGTTTTTTAAGAAGGTATATCCCTACCTGAACAATCAAAAAAATCAAGGCGTGTTTGTTACGAATTGCTTCATCGCAGCCGGTAGCACAGTGTTTTCGCTACCGAGGCTCAAGACAAAGCAAACGAGCGACAACCTTGAATATCAGCGGATGCTTTATAAAGGTGGTAGGCAAATAACAACTGACATGAAGGCGAGCTTTCCTGACCCGTTTCCGTTAGATTCTTTATCTGAGTTCTTTGCCGATAATATAGGAAAAGATAGACTTCGCGATGTCATGACAGCTTTTGCAATACCTGTTTCTGCCGAGTCGGACAGGTTATTACTATCAAAATCACTGGCATATCAGTTCCAGCTGCTTATTCAGAGCGAAAGCAATGATGTCGATGATATCGTCGCTTTAAAATATCAACAATTGCTGTTAGAGCCTGACACGCAGCCTGTGAAGCGAATGACTCCGCTTTATCCGGGAGATAGTGCTTGGGTTCTTGAATGTAAGCCGCAGCGCTCTTATTCGGTTCACTGCTACGATAAATTCCAGCACACGTGGGTAATTCGAAATAATGGGACTCAGACATGGCGTGGTCGCAAACTCGTTTTTGCAAACTGCAATGAAGTGCGGCCAAAAGCTGATATAAACACCATTGATATACCGGATACACCGCCAGGTAAGGATATAAAAATAACCACAGACTTTGATGCCCGTGGTTCTGAAGGGAAATTCGATTGTGTTTGGGAGATGCAAGACAGCGATGGTGAAAACTGTTTCCCTAATGACATGAGGAAATTTAACATTTCAATAAATATAAAATTCAAAGCAGATTAA
- a CDS encoding helix-turn-helix domain-containing protein, whose protein sequence is MSENNIEKWSTLKEVQEYLGVGRETILQWIAKRNMPAYKVGRLWKFKLSEVDEWIRSGGAADNSDSMDSD, encoded by the coding sequence GTGAGCGAAAACAATATAGAAAAATGGTCGACCTTAAAGGAAGTGCAAGAGTATCTTGGTGTTGGGAGGGAAACTATTTTGCAGTGGATTGCAAAAAGAAATATGCCCGCCTATAAGGTAGGCAGGCTATGGAAGTTTAAGCTGTCCGAGGTTGACGAATGGATACGTTCGGGTGGCGCTGCAGATAATTCCGACTCAATGGATTCTGATTAA
- a CDS encoding type I restriction-modification system subunit M yields MAKAKKEVKEQPVEQVLWAAADKLRKNMDAAEYKHIVLGLIFLKYISDNFYELYHKLEAGEGDYAGADPNDPYEYRAENVFYVPPQARWDYLQSRAKLPTIGKDIDDAMDAIEKDNPSLKGVLPKEYAKEKLDKQSLGGLIDLISTVALGDSVSRSNDVLGRVYEYFLGQFALAEGKKGGQFYTPRCVVQLLVEMLEPYEGRVFDPCCGSGGMFVQSEKFIEAHADRYNGKAKEIDKLFESVVSVYGQESNQTTWRLCKMNLALRGIDSSNVKWNNEGSFLNDAHPDLRADFVIANPPFNDSDWSGELLQTDGRWQYSRETPPPPNNANYAWIQHFIYHLNPKGAAGFVLAKGSLTSKTNGEDKIRKALIEAGLVDCIVNLPTKLFLNTQIPACLWFLSRAKESDPSHPRRDKILFIDARNMGKLINRRTRELTDEDISTIADTYHNWKTSEGYEDVPGFCKSALVSEVAALDYVLTPGRYVGLPDEEDDFDFEERVQKLSVELKGQMEESVKLDKRIKENLAKVGIEL; encoded by the coding sequence ATGGCGAAAGCAAAAAAAGAGGTAAAAGAACAGCCTGTCGAGCAGGTGCTTTGGGCTGCTGCGGACAAGCTGCGTAAGAATATGGATGCTGCTGAATATAAGCATATTGTTCTTGGGCTTATATTCTTAAAATACATATCGGACAACTTTTATGAGTTGTATCACAAACTTGAAGCGGGCGAAGGTGACTATGCCGGAGCCGATCCAAATGATCCTTATGAATATCGCGCGGAAAATGTTTTTTATGTTCCGCCGCAGGCGCGCTGGGATTATCTTCAGAGCCGCGCCAAACTGCCGACGATCGGTAAGGACATAGACGACGCAATGGACGCCATCGAAAAAGACAATCCATCCCTTAAGGGTGTTTTACCGAAAGAATATGCTAAAGAAAAACTTGATAAGCAATCGCTGGGTGGGCTGATAGACCTTATCAGCACCGTCGCGCTAGGCGATAGCGTGTCCCGTTCCAACGACGTCCTTGGCAGAGTTTACGAATATTTCCTCGGCCAGTTTGCCCTGGCAGAGGGTAAAAAGGGCGGGCAGTTCTACACACCCCGCTGTGTAGTTCAGTTGCTCGTTGAAATGCTCGAACCTTACGAAGGGCGTGTTTTCGACCCATGCTGTGGTTCTGGCGGTATGTTTGTTCAGAGCGAAAAGTTTATCGAAGCTCACGCAGACCGCTACAATGGCAAAGCAAAGGAAATCGATAAGCTGTTTGAAAGCGTTGTATCAGTTTATGGACAGGAAAGCAACCAGACTACTTGGCGGCTATGTAAAATGAACCTTGCTTTACGTGGCATCGACAGTTCAAACGTGAAGTGGAACAATGAAGGATCATTCCTTAATGATGCGCATCCGGATCTTAGGGCTGACTTCGTTATTGCGAATCCACCTTTTAATGACAGCGACTGGTCCGGTGAGTTGCTTCAGACCGACGGACGCTGGCAATATAGCCGTGAAACGCCGCCACCACCGAATAATGCAAACTATGCTTGGATTCAACACTTCATTTATCATCTGAATCCGAAGGGCGCTGCCGGTTTTGTTTTAGCAAAAGGATCGCTAACTTCAAAGACCAACGGTGAAGATAAAATCCGTAAAGCACTTATTGAAGCAGGTTTGGTGGATTGTATCGTTAACCTGCCTACAAAGCTGTTTTTAAATACACAGATACCGGCTTGCTTGTGGTTCCTTTCCCGTGCAAAGGAAAGCGACCCCAGCCACCCCCGCCGTGACAAGATACTGTTTATCGACGCGCGGAATATGGGTAAGCTGATAAATCGCCGCACGCGTGAACTTACCGATGAGGATATCAGCACTATTGCCGATACATATCATAACTGGAAGACAAGCGAAGGATATGAGGATGTACCCGGCTTTTGTAAATCTGCGCTTGTATCAGAAGTTGCCGCACTTGATTATGTTCTAACACCGGGACGTTATGTAGGATTGCCGGATGAAGAGGACGATTTTGACTTTGAAGAGCGTGTCCAAAAACTGTCGGTAGAGCTCAAGGGGCAGATGGAGGAAAGCGTAAAGCTGGATAAAAGGATAAAGGAGAATCTGGCGAAAGTAGGGATTGAGCTATGA
- a CDS encoding restriction endonuclease subunit S → MTEFRECQLRDIVCFGNGKARPKAEGNIPVYGGNGILEYADQFNYDGETIIIGRVGAYCGSVFYENRPIWISDNALAAKPKGSNSTKYLYYLLKLSDLNQHAEGSSHPLITQTLLNSVEVMYCEDVIIQKAIAEVLSSLDDKIDLLTRQNKTLEDLAQTYFRKWFVEDASEDWDVVPISSKYNILLGGTPSRKIESYWKNGTVGWINSGKVNDFRILEASEFITEEALQKSAAKLLPAGTTVIAITGATLGQISIIEYSFAANQSVIGLVPKAELSNNFIYLWLKENLDALVSRQTGGAQQHINSDDVKSFEVVVPNSKMVNLFSIVIDPMMEKISRNCFQILILQKLRDTLLPKLISGEVRVKQ, encoded by the coding sequence ATGACAGAGTTTAGAGAGTGCCAACTGCGAGATATAGTTTGCTTTGGAAATGGTAAAGCTCGACCAAAAGCAGAAGGAAACATCCCGGTATATGGTGGCAACGGAATTCTTGAATATGCTGACCAATTCAATTATGATGGAGAAACAATTATCATTGGTCGAGTAGGTGCTTATTGTGGAAGCGTTTTTTATGAAAACAGACCTATTTGGATATCCGATAATGCTTTAGCAGCAAAACCTAAAGGGAGTAATTCTACCAAGTATTTATACTATTTATTGAAGTTATCGGATCTTAATCAACATGCTGAAGGTTCATCACATCCATTGATCACACAAACATTATTAAACTCAGTTGAGGTAATGTATTGTGAGGATGTAATTATTCAAAAAGCCATAGCGGAAGTTTTATCCTCGCTTGATGATAAAATCGACCTTTTAACCAGGCAGAATAAAACGCTAGAAGACTTGGCTCAGACGTATTTTAGAAAGTGGTTTGTTGAGGATGCAAGCGAGGATTGGGATGTCGTTCCTATTTCCAGTAAATATAATATTCTATTGGGAGGCACACCATCTCGAAAAATTGAATCTTATTGGAAAAACGGTACAGTAGGGTGGATAAACTCAGGTAAGGTTAACGATTTTAGAATACTTGAAGCAAGTGAATTTATTACTGAAGAGGCACTACAAAAATCTGCTGCTAAATTACTACCTGCCGGAACAACGGTAATTGCAATCACAGGTGCAACATTAGGGCAAATAAGTATTATTGAGTATTCGTTTGCCGCTAATCAATCAGTAATTGGATTAGTACCAAAAGCAGAATTATCAAACAATTTCATTTATTTGTGGCTAAAAGAAAATCTGGATGCACTTGTTAGTCGGCAAACAGGAGGAGCTCAACAACATATTAACAGTGATGATGTTAAAAGTTTTGAAGTGGTTGTTCCAAACTCAAAAATGGTGAACTTGTTTAGTATAGTTATCGATCCAATGATGGAAAAAATTTCACGAAACTGTTTTCAAATACTTATTCTACAAAAACTACGCGACACGCTTCTCCCGAAGCTAATCAGTGGTGAAGTGAGGGTGAAACAATAA